The Manis javanica isolate MJ-LG chromosome 13, MJ_LKY, whole genome shotgun sequence region ccccttttcttctaCCCTCCTTGCTAGGCCTTCCCCTTCCGCCCCTCCTCGCCTCTTCCTGCTACTGCAGGGCCCCATCACGGTCTTGGACGCCACCTCCTCGTTTCCCGCCACCCCCTCCGCCTCCCGCCGCCCTCCGCGCCCTCCTGTGCTCATCTGGCAGGCGCGTTCCCACGTTAGGGCCTTTGCATTAGCTGTACCCCCTGCCACGgagccctcccttccctctttgcGCAGCTAACTGTTCCCTACCAGCTGATCCCCGCCCGCGGGTTGAGTCTCCTCCTCCAGAactctcctccacccccactaACCCAAGCCCCATAGTTTCAGCTCCCGTGGTTCTTCTGTAATTTCTACATGTTTGACTGATTTCCAGCGGtcttgagacagggaccctggatgtagtcagagtagggtgagggcctctggaaggagcaaggtgggatatttgcagtcagagcaatataactacatgcaaggaaacccccctaccaaaactcttatgttaaacattaagctctagaatcattcttcagtgacatcagttaatgttccccagatagagtagcacatgttttattatgctgatcatttgtaaccatgtgtaagattcactttagcatgcttaAAGGCcgaggcctatgtgctgtctttcctccttcggatctgacgaggtgattctgcaaagtgaacaactaatttagcatgcagacccagctgtaaacggCACAGTAAAGGGCAGGAataattccatcttgaagattgcattttaacacccaggaagttcaagaggcaagattctttagcaagtagacaatacctccgcccaccttgggggctgggcaggcagccttttgatatgctcccagacccagGCGCTGGTGTCccggagagaaatcaaggcaggaatttccttatgttaagttaatttttaatattcagggaccacttaacaagtccacactcctaaactctttttcacgttctcgaaaaatcctcaactgcctataaaacccctagacaaccgcaccaccacggactctcttgtcccctcctggcgtgagctgggagctctgtccttttgctttctctctaaataaaagcctgtaccttgctctcctaccttgactgtttgtgaagctcatttttcggctctgcaaacaagaacgtcgccacccccaccccccaaccccgcATTCCATTCCACACAAAGAAACCAAAGACAAGAGAGGCCAAGTCTTAGAGCAGAGACACACAGCAGCGGATGGGCATTGGTGGATTACTGCTGGAGCTAGAACCCCCTTCCCCAAGCCCCACCACACatacacgcgcgcacacacacacacacacacacacacacacgcatgcacacatcTGCGGGAACCCTTAGTTCTAATTTCTTAATCCCTGGCTGGATCACAGCCAGCAAGGGAAGAGGGCACTTTTTAGGAAGAAGTTTATGTCCAAGGCCATTGTTGGTATAGGACAGCACTTAGGGAAGGGAAATTGAGCAGGTCAGATCCATCATATTGAGCAAACCGGCTCCCACTCCAACGTAAAAACAGCTGTGAAATAAAAGCTAACCACCATTCTAAGTGTTAAAGTTGAGTTTGttgtcttttgttgttgttgttgttctcgttgtaacaaagaattgaaaggcagacacaatagtgaagcagagtgaaagtttcatttgaatacgctccaggggaggagcaggccagagtcgtGGTAGACAGAGGCCTCCATccacccacacagccatccctcTCGGGGCGCCTGGCCTTTTCCATGATGAGGTGTGTTCTGGGCAGTTCATAGTTCTGTTGGATGGAGCCCACACTGGGATCAGCTTGGCCTGGTCTGATGCAAAGACATcacctccctgcaaagcctttgtcgTCTTCACATAGTATCCCCTACCCGGGAAGTTCgggcagtttttccttgaactttatcttccccttcccccggctgctcatgtctatctttctacctaacatagGAACCACCAAAAAGGTTTCTAAGACCTAAGTATTGAAGTTTTCATAACTCTGGGAGTCTCAAAATGGCCACTCTTAAAAACTTCCCTTCTAACTCTGCAGTACCATCTGTTAATGAAGTCAAAAGTGAAACAATTGGCATCTGCACTCCTGCTAAAGGATAAGGAAGAACGGTTGCCTCTCTTTGGTGCTGGGATGAGTATCGTCTCATCCCCAGCCCCGACTCCCGACTCCCGCAACTCTTTCTTTATGTCACACATCTTACGTTAATGAAATGTACCCGTTTGAATGCCTGTTTCCTTGAGGACCTAAAATCTTTGTATGACTTGGGTTCTCTGAAGCATTATCTCCTACCCCATCCACAAGAGTTATATTTTTCCATGTCCTAATCCTTAGTAGGTTCAAATAAAACTCTTCTTTGTCAAGGTGAGTTTAGTGACTTTGTCATCAATGCAGCCCAGGCTTTGAGAGTAGGAACAGCACTGTTTAGGGACAtgctggggtttttgttttttagcgtgttaagttacatatatatatacaacagaaatcctggtaggattttttttaaggtcaatttaatataaattaaataccATCATACATAATACACATTATACAAACAATTATAGCTAGATCTTTGGATATTTttcttgcatgtgtgtgtgtgtgtgtgtgtgtgtttataggtctgtgtgtttgtcatatacaTACCATATCCAGGTCCATAGAAAACACATCACAGATATACACATCTTAATATAGAATGTAAGAACAGAGGATCATAGTCATACAAAGACTTAAATGTCAGGAacataaggaaaacaaataagTACAGTTGATTCTCTTTATTCATGgtagttatgttctataaagttgCCAGGAACACTTAACTAGCAAATACTGAACCAATGGTCCTAGGGGAAGTAGAAGATTAGGTAAGTCGAAGCCTTACGTCAAAATGTTTTCATCAATCAATTGACAGATCAATGTATATCCTTGTTGTAAGTGTATTTATGTTtctcaaaatttattttggtatcaatatgcaatcacatgagcaacattgtggttactagattccccccatcatcaagtcccacacacacaccccatcactgtccatcagagtagtaagatgctgtagagtcgctacttgtcttctctatgctatactgctcAGACAGGGTCCATGGGATTAGGCAgcgtagggtgagggcctccggagaaaaagcagagcaagataattacagtcagaacagtGTAGCAATGtacaaagaagtccctattgaaactctgtgataagcattacgcaaagtcagagtcacagtaattctctagggtaaagataccagactaggaatatagacatcttcagtgagatcagttaaaactcaaaaggccagcaacaacttagcctggaatgtttgagtgttctgcagataaagaaaagtgtctcagcataacccatgacttcactgtaaaatttaccttaggctgctaaaaggcccaggttattttaactgtacctatgtgctatatttccttctctgatcctaaccaagtcgTCTGCAACttaggaaaaagactaatttagtaagcaagcccaactataaacagcccaagaagttaagaagtaagattcttaacttacttcagcaaacaggcaacaacccagcccaccttgggggcagggtaggcGGTCTTAACTGACATGCTCCCAGAAggaaactgctatcttgagaaagaatcagagctgaaaatctcctctgttactcatcaagaatgagcattctgggaccactcaacaagtctgcacccctaaccctttaccttcattcctgaaaatcctcaaccacgcataaaacccctagacaatgaacCAACCACAGACTCTCTTGCCCCTCcgggcgtgagctgggagctctgtcatCTCACTATCTCTAAacaaaagcctgtaccttgctctcctaccttgagtatttgtgaagctcattcttcggcttcgtgaacaagaaccccagcatcactgccttccccatgcccccccccccatgttatatgtgctaatcataatgccctctttccctctttctccctccccagtccctttccctttggtaactgtcagtccattcttgggttctgtgattctgctgctgttttgttccttcagtttttgctttgttcttatgctccacagatgagtgaaatcatttggtgcttgtctttctctgcccggtTTTCTAAGCTTAAGGGGAGGATGGTGAGAGGTGGGGGTAGGAACAAAGTCATGTGAGAAGGGTTTCCTTCCTAGGAAATCAAGGGAAGGGGCTGTAAGTGGAGGTTTCAGTTGCCCAAGCAGCTGGGAAAGGAAGCCCTGAGCAAGTCCAGGtacttctctggacctcagttttctcatctgctagATGTGGCTGTTAGTGACTAGTAGGGGGTGGAATGACCCACTCATCATAAAGCAATGCCTTGAGCTTCTGCAGAGCCCTCCGGCAGGCTGGGAGCACAGAAGTGAGGCAGGCATGAGTCTTGCCATCTAGAGCAGAGGTTCTCCGCAGATGTGATTCTGCCCCACAGGGGAAACTTGGTAAAGCCAGAGGGTACTTTTTTGTTGTCAAAACTGGGGGTTGGGTGCTCTGGGCTTCAGGTGGGTGGGGGCCAAAGCCGCTGCTCAACGTCATACTGTGCAGGGCAACCCCACTGCAGAGAAGGATCCAGCCCAGACGTCCACAGGGCTGAGGCTCAGAAAACCTGCCCTAGAACTTCAGAGTCAGGAGCAGGTGCTCTGGCAGCAGGCTGAGTACAGGCCACGAGGCAGGAAGGACCTTGGCACATTTGACCTGCAGAGGAATGGTCAGCGAGCAGGGAGGCTGGTGGTCAAGGGGGACTGAGGAGCGGAGCCTGTGCAGTGATGGTGTTTGGGGTCCCTGGTAGGACAGCTGGAGCCATGGAGATTTTCCTGACCATCTGGGCCGGGGCTGTGGGACCTGAGGGCCATGCAGAATTCTGGGCAGACCCAAGGGTCCTGGCACTAGTGCTATGAACAGGAAGTTGCCTGGACAATACATTAGGTAGGATTCCAGGAGAATATGGACAAAGGAAAGTAACAGAGGACAGGGGTTACAGGGTATGGGAGGATCCAAGGAAGTGCGTGAAGGGTCTGTGGGGATGAGAGTCCTCGACTCTGAGGAAGCACAGATTCTCTGGATGAGGGCTCCCAGGGCTGGGTGCTGTAGGATGAATGAGTTTGGGGAGATGGAGGAGGTGGGGTCATTGTGACAGAGGCCGGgcctgtgtgtgtctgcaggTCCGGGTTTGAATCCCAGGCCCTCAGTGTGTTGTAGGAGGGTACTGGGAACCAGGACAAGGTGTCCCTTGTCCATTTGGAACCACAGGCATCAGGAGAAGGTCCTgtgagaagatgagtagtgagcTCTGGGAGTGCGTGCAGTGAGGCTGATGAGGGCGTGGAGCCCTTTAAGATGATACCAGCAGAGAAGTGGGCCTGGGAGGCAACGGGATGGCTGTGCGGTAAATTGcgatatttccagaatctcgtCTGGCCTTAGGCCATTTTACACATACTGCTGCAGCTTCTTGCAGCCTTCAgaccaaggggtggggagaggctgttctctcctcctcctcccctctgttgcAGTAACTGGTCTGGTGCCTGAAGTGAGCAGGTGCCCTGACTGCAAGAGATGGGGAGCACCGAGTGGGCTGTGCTGGCCGGGCtcgggagaaaggagagagggtgCTGAGGGTGCAGCGCCAGAGCGGCAGCCAGAGGGGCCACACGGAGCTGGGCCTCATCGTGAGAAATAAAAGGGTCACTCTCAGTCTAGGCTCTCCTTAGACTGATTTCAGTTCCATGGGTTTATTCGCCCCTGGCGGGGAACACTGCTTCTTTCTTCCCCTTGGTGCTACAGTGGTGCCTGCCCAAAGTGGTCCTTTCCCAGGAACCACCGCACCAACCTGTGTGGTGCCTGGTGGTTCCTGGGAACTTTCTAGAGCAGGGAAAGCTGGGTGTGGACGTCAATGGGTGTCCACCCACACCCACAGAGCAGGTGCCAGACGCCTGAAGGAGACACAACAACACTCCAGAGAGTAAGTTCTTTCCCCCCAAAAGGGGTGTTTATTGTTCAGAGCCCAAAGACTCCAGAAACCGTAACAGCAAGAACAtagctggtgttgggggaaggcAGCCCTGGGCTAGTTCCGCTGCTTCAGCAGCAGCAGGGCTGCCCCGTGATCCCTGTGGAGTTGCGCCAttgccctcccacccctgcccctagATGTGCTGCTCTGGCCCTGCAGAACTGGGCAAGTCAAGGAAGCCTGGAACAGGGAAGCAGAGCAGAATCAGGCCGGTCCAGAGTGTGGCCTAAGAGACATTATAAGGGCTCAGGGAGGGTTCGGGAACCCCCACAAAGCCCACCTCTCCAAGTCCCACCTCACTCCAGGGGCCGTTCCCCCACCCGCaagctcccttcctccccaagacCTTTCTCCTCTGCGCCCAGCCCTCCACCCCTGAGCAGGCCACCTCCCAGACCCTGACCTGTCCCCATGCCTGACGTGCTCcgtccctccccttccccactttCCTCTACCCCAGAGCCCCCTTTTTACCGGCTGGCTTCTTGGGACCAGGACCTCAGGATAGTAGAGCCCGGAGGCCCAGGAGCAGGAGTCCAGTGAACAGAAAGGGGCTGACTTTTTTCTGGTTGCTGGTGGAGGTGGTCTCCCCGCCGGAGGTCTCACTCAGTCTCCTGGGGTGGAGATGGGGCTGACTCAGGCAGCTGCCCAGCCTGGACCAGCAGCTATGGGCCCGTCACCCCTCAGAACTctcctccccctttcctccccaaGGCACTGGGAAAAGAGTGGGCAGTGGCCACCGTTGGCCATGTGATGCGAAGGACAAGCCTGGGACTCCAACTCGGCCCCCTCCTCCTCACAGCTGTGGGAATTTTCCAGTCAAGAGGGTCCTGGACACTTGTAGGGCGGGTGGGTGAAAAGGGGGTCACACACCTTAGTTGCTCCACCTCTGCCAAAGCGCTCTGCAGCTTCTGTACCAAATTCATGATCTCTCCTAGGGCGGGACAGAGTCAGAGGGTCGGCGCACACGGCTGCACCCTCACCGGGGTCATAACCCCACCCTGTCCGTCCCTGCGGAAAACCCAGcttactcccttcccactctccccaggATTCTGGCCCCACCCTTCCCTCCCAAGCTCAACCCTAGGATCCTCCCTCCCATCTCCTCTCCAAAACCTGACCCACCCCTtcagccctcccagctcctccaggGAACCCTGGCCTTGTGCTTTTCTTACCCTGAAGCTTCTGCACTTGGTCCTGCTTCTCCCGGCTGTGAaccttctcctcctccagggaCGCATTCAGAGTTTCCTGGGACAGTGGGGAGGGTCAGAAACTGGGGGCGTTGGCTGCTGTTCCTGAGCCCTGGACCgcctccccaggccctggggtCAGAGAGACTCAGGTCTAAACCCCTTTCAGATTTCCCTCCAACCCTTTCTGCACCTCAGCCTCCCACCCAAAAGAACAGCTGCAACCACCTTCCCTCCCAGGGCCACAGTTAAGGGTGTGATCCTAGAAAGAGAGGTCCGACGTCCCCCACATGGGAATTTGGAGGCTCCCCATGCCCAAACCCTAGGAGAAATTTTCAGATTCCCTGGGCTATTGCCCAAGAAGATTTAGAGGGCCTCTCGTAACCCAGAACACAGGATTTCCAAGCTCAAATTAAATAGCCAGTGGGATAAGGTCCCCTATCTCAGGACCCAAGTGAAAGTTTAAAAGTCTCCCAGGGACACAGTGGAGGTATTGAGTCCCTTTCTTCTTCAGGGCCTGGTGAGGCTCCAATCTCAACCCCTAGATGGGCCCCCAAGACTGGTGCCAAAGGAAGTTTCaagctccccaacatcaagcatGTCCACCTCTCCTTCTGCCCTGAGCCACatgcccccacccctcaccaaGGTGGACCATAGAGTGTCATGGAGGGTGTCAGAGGAGGGACTTGGAGCCTGGAGATGCCCCTGACTTGGGTGCTCCACAGAGTTTTAAGTTCCAGCCAGCACCAGCCACCCCAGAGTGAAATTAGAGCTCCCCAAACTGGTGGAGAAATTCAGGCCCCTGATATGGTGGGCCAGGAACAGTTTCAGGGTATTTCCATCTCCCTGCAGACCCTGTGGGGGACTCCCGAGCACAGGGCCCACTCTAGGAGTTGCAGCATCCTACCACAGTCTGGTTGCAGATGGCAGCCTGGGCCTTGATCCCCCATAAGTCTTCCTGGGTCTGGTCTAACTGCTGCTGCAGGGGGTGGGTGACACTGAGACACTCCTTCTCTGCTTGGAAGCCATTCTTGCAGGTCTCACTGTTGGCCTTGACAATGTAGATGATCATGGTCACAGTCAGACCCACCACCACCAGGACCAGCAGGACCACTAGCCACCAGGGCACCCTGTGGTTCCTCAGTACTGACTCCTTTGAGCAGTCACCCATGGGCACAGGCATATAGTGGTAAAAAGCAGGTGCCATCCAGATCTGCCCTCAGAATAGAGTTTGGGCAGAAGTTAGAGGGGAGGCTGGAACCTTCTATAGGCTGGAACTGCCCCCTTATTAGCATGAGAGCTGTCCTGACCAATGACAAGTTTCAGAAGAATCCCCTGACCTCCTGTGGAGGAGCCTGAATGGGACAGCTGCAGGCAGAGGAAAATGTAGGCTTTCAGTTTCGACTTCCCAGAAAACAAGTGGGTTGTTTCTTCCAAATTATAACCTCTAGCATTTCTGGGCTTTGTGCTTGCCAGTGAGGACCTGAGGCTGCTTGAGTTACTCTGTCTCAAGTTCCTGCCCTCCTGCGTGTCCCTGAGGGTGACAATTGCAGATGCTGAATGCCTAGTTCATGCCACACTTGGGCTCAAATCTGAAGAGAAAGAGGGTGTTGGTGGTCCAGCcccagctggggaaactgaggctgagaggtgAGTGGTGGGCTGGAGGTAGGGCCGGGGACTCACCTGGATTTTGAGGTACAGGGGTCTATGTGGTGACCCAGCAGTGGTTCACTTAACAtaccccccacccctcaccaagGTGGACCATAGGGTATCATGGAGGGTGTCAGAAGAGGGACTTGGAGCCTGTGGAAGCAGGAAAATACTCTGGATGGGCATGTGTGACAGGCTGCACTTAGTTCCTCATCTGGCCCCCAGCCGACAAACAAGGTGGCTCAGGCACCCCCACCTCCCAAGATCGCCTCAGTTCCAGCAAGGAGGAGGCTCCTATTTCCAGAATCTGCCCCTGCCATCCCAAGACACCAGCTAAACCCCCAGCCTtgtcatctgtgaagtggggcaATAACAGGAGCAGCCTCATCAGGCAGGACCAGTGAAGAGTTGTGGACAATGTGCTATAGCATCCAGTTGGCACTGCACAGACATATGGGCCAGGCCTGTGGCTCAGGACAGGAGAGGtggacaacacagaaacatgGCCATGGAACAAGGAGCACATTTTGAGGAAAGACAGTTGGGCCAACTTGGGACATGCCAAAAGCCCAAACTCTGGTGGGGAGCCTCAGGCTTCCCTCCAGGTGATGCCTGGGGTCTTGTTTggggagtcaaagaatgaatttagcaaacagtcaagggaggagagccagggaga contains the following coding sequences:
- the BST2 gene encoding bone marrow stromal antigen 2, yielding MAPAFYHYMPVPMGDCSKESVLRNHRVPWWLVVLLVLVVVGLTVTMIIYIVKANSETCKNGFQAEKECLSVTHPLQQQLDQTQEDLWGIKAQAAICNQTVETLNASLEEEKVHSREKQDQVQKLQGEIMNLVQKLQSALAEVEQLRRLSETSGGETTSTSNQKKVSPFLFTGLLLLGLRALLS